Genomic window (Cytophagales bacterium):
TACTGTCCAGTTATATGAGGCAGCTCCTGAAACAGCAGCAATGGAATATGGCTCACCTGCTGTACCGGAGCATACGGCATCATTTCCTGTGATGGCTCCGGGGGTAGAAGGTGTAATACAAGCGGTGTCTCCTAAACAATAAATATTTTCCCAGTTCACACCCGAATATATCTGTAAACAGCTATCAGTAATATTAAATATCATTAAACTTAATGCAGGGCTGACGATATTATCCCTTTGTGTGGTAGTCATCCGGGGAATGAGTAATCCTTTATTAGTAGAAGCAACATCTAATATTGCTGAAGTGTCGGGTGGTGCATTTGTTGTGTTGATGCTGATTCCCTGAGCATTTGATTGAATCCCAATAAAATCTGGAGAAAATTGAAAAATGAAAAGTAGAAAAAATGAAAAAAGCGGGATAATAGTTGATCTTTTCATAGCTGATAATTGGTTAGATGGCTGTAAAGTCAAAGTAGGCAGCAGCAGTTGGCAGCGGCAGTCCTGCCAACTGCTGCTGCCTATTGCCGCTTGTTTATTAAGGTTATAAAGTTAAGTTGGTTTGCATGTTTATATGTCAAGTATCATCCCGAATGCTGTTGGGATTGTACTTAATAACTTGATTAAATAGTGTTCAAAGATAAAACTTTTATTTAGTACTCACAATTTTTAAGTACGAATTACGAAGTACGAATGAAGAAGTCGGAATTCGTAGGAATATTCGTCATTCGTAAATCGTACTTCAATTACTCTTCACTCCACTCCCCGCACCCTGCCTTCAACCTTCGCTTCCACATTTTTCCCTTGACTTGTTAAATATTTAATATATTCAATGATGGCATCCCTTATCTTTAAATTTAGAATTGTTCTTTTACAATTCTTCAGAAAAAACATATTATCACCTCCGTTTGCCAGGTAATCCGAAATGGCAAGTGTATAGGTTTTGTCAGGGCTAAATCTCTCTCCGCCAATTAAAATATCAACCGCCCTGTTTCCTTGTATATTGATCTCGGTATTAGCGATGGAAATATTCCTTTTTGCAGCAAGGTAATCAAACAGCTTCATTGCTGTGCTGCCATCTATTGTTAAAATCAGCAAGCTATTTTCAAATGGCATTAATTCAAAAATATCGCGTACGGAAATATCTCCTTTAGTTATAGGTATCCTTATTCCACCGTTGGTGATGGCAGCCAAATCTACTTTGCCGGAGTAATGTTTTTGAGCTTCTTCTCTCAATAGATCTACAATAAAATTACCAAGTGAAGATTCCAGCTTCCTTGTTGTGAGCGTTGAAGACGCATAACCGATCACTTCATTTAACTCCTCAGCCAATTGCATTTTGTACGGCTGGATCAAGTTTTCAATGATACTATCGGGCTGTATCCGATTATCAAGGTTAATAGATGATTCACCGGCAACATAACCGGGTTGGTATCCCCTGAAACAGCTTGTTAAGGATACAATGAAAATTAGAAGAAGCTTAAGTTTATAGGTATTGTAATATTTCATTGATTTGTTGTTCATTGTTAATAGTATTTTTTGTATCTTTGTATTTAAAAATTATTTTCTAATTTTGAGATCATTACTGTTCTTATATGTATAAAAACGATACTAAAGGTAGTCTTTTTTCTGAATTTGACAAAGTAAGCGCTCAAAAGTGGAAAAAAAAGATCATTAAAGACCTGTCCGCCACTGCGTTTTGGCAGGCGGGCCTCAAAGGTGCAGAAAATGATAAAAAATTAGTTTGGAAAACCGGGGAGGGTTTTGATATCAATCCGTTTTACACGAACACAGATCACCACCGAGAAATCGGGGCAGGCACAGATAATAACATAGATTACCACCGAGAAATCGGGGCAGGCACAGATAATAAAAGTTGGTTTATATGTGAAGAAATCAGTGTTGATCAAAGTAAAGACGCAATCAATAAAGCAGCTCATGCTTTACAAAATGGGGCGGGTTCAGTGAATTTCATCATTGATGATGCCGGAAAGTTTGATGTTAATGCTTTATTAAAAAAAATAGACGTGACCTCTGTACCTGTAACCTTTACAATAAAAGAGCAACCGTCTGATTTTTTAAAGAAATTTTATGCTGAATTAAATAAGTTAAATATACCGGCTAAAAAGATTGTAGGTTCTATAAATTACCAAAAAAATAAGGCTTCCGGAAAGGATGAGAAATTTTTTGAAGAATTAGCCAGGTTACATGCGCTTACAAAAAACTCTCCTGATTTTTATTATATTACGATTAATTGTATTAAAGGTCTCAACATAAATGTTGAGCTACATACACAACAAATTGCATTTTTTATCAGCAGAGCCGTAGAATACCTGGAAGCGCTCTCAGAGAGGGGTATAAATGTTGATGACGCGGCCTCTAAAATACAATTCAACTTACCTGTTGGCCCAAACTATTTTTTTGAAATTGCAAAACTGAGAGCTGTAAGGTTATTATGGGCGGATGTGATCAACGCCTTACTGCCGGCTTCGAAGGAGTCCGGTAAAATAGATACCGGGGTTATTTCTTCTTTAAAAATTCATATAGACGTCTTACAACCTGATGATAAGAGTGGTGATCCTGAAATGAATATGTTGAGATCTGCTACCGGAACGATGGCTGGCATTTTAGGAGGCTGCGATTCAATTACTATTGCCCCTTTTTATGTTATGTTTCCAAAATCCAGGGAAACTGCCGAAAGGATTGCAAGAAATATTCCTGTGATTCTTAAAGAAGAAGCGTATTTAGACAAGGTAACAGATCCCGCGGCCGGTTCTTATTATCTTGAGAATTTAACACAACAACTTTATGCGCATAGCGCAAAGCGCTTAGCCCCGCCATTTGGCGGGGTAAAGCGCATAGAGCATAGCCCCGCCAGTTGGCGGGGCTATGCGAATAAGCCGGTTGTATGGAAAACCGCAGAGCGAATAGAGGTTAAAAACTACTATACCGCTCAGGACATTCAAAAATTTGAGCATACTGAATTTGGTGCGGGCATCCCTCCCTATTTAAGAGGACCCTACGCTTCCATGTACATCACTCGCCCCTGGACCATCAGGCAGTATGCCGGCTTTTCAACCTCTGAGGATTCAAATGCTTTTTACAGGAAGAATTTAGCTGCCGGGCAAATGGGTTTATCGGTAGCCTTCGACCTTGCAACACATCGCGGCTATGACTCGGATCATCCCAGGGTTGAAGGTGATGTAGGAAAAGCGGGAGTAGCTATTGATTCAGTCCTTGATATGAAAATCCTTTTTGACCAGATACCTTTGGATAAGATGTCGGTTTCCATGACCATGAACGGAGCCGTCTTACCTGTGATGGCGTTTTATATTGTGACAGCAGAAGAGCAGAACGTTTCGCCTGACAAATTAACCGGCACGATCCAGAATGATATTCTTAAGGAATACCTCGTGCGGAATACTTACATATATCCTCCTGAACATTCTATGAAAATAGTTTCGGATATTTTTGAATATACTTCCAGGTACATGCCCAAATTCAATTCCATTAGCATCAGCGGGTATCACATGCACGAGGCGGGTGCTACGGCTGACCTTGAACTGGCATACACCCTCGCTGATGGCCTTGAATACCTTCGTACCGGTATCAAGGCTGGGCTGGACATAGATTCTTTCGCACCCCGTGTTTCGTTTTTCTGGGCTGTTGGTATGAACCATTTTATGGAAATAGCGAAAATGCGCGCGGGGCGATTACTCTGGGCTAAGATCGTAAAAGGTTTCAATCCCAAAAATCCTAAATCTATGGCATTGCGTACTCATTGCCAGACTTCCGGTTGGAGCTTAACAGCGCAAGACCCGTTCAATAACGTTACCCGTACTTGCGTAGAGGCTTTAGCGGCTGTGCTGGGACATACGCAATCTTTACATACAAATGCGCTTGATGAAGCGCTTGCCTTACCTACTGATTTTTCTGCGAAGATAGCACGCAACACACAATTATATCTTCAAAAAGAAACCGATATTTGCAGGGTGGTGGATCCATGGGGCGGTTCCTGGTACCTGGAATCGCTTACGCACGAGTTGGTTCACAAGGCATGGGATTTGATCTGTGAAGTAGAGGAGTTTGGAGGAATGGCTAAGGCGATTGAAACAGGGCTCCCAAAAATCCGTATTGAAGAAGCCGCAGCGCGTAAACAGGCAAGAATTGATTCGGGAAAAGATATTATTGTAGGTGTTAATAAGCTTGCCCCGGGCGATAGCGATGGACTCCCTATTGATATACTCGAAGTTGACAATTCTGCTGTAAGAAATATTCAACTCGCAAGTCTAAAAAAGCTAAAAGCCGGACGAGTTCATAAAGAGGTGGAAAGTGCATTGGAAGCTATTACTAATTGTGCAAAAAATGGAAAAGGCAATTTGCTGGAATTAGCTGTAGAAGCTGCCAGGAAAAGAGCTACCTTAGGCGAAATATCTTATGCTATGGAAAAAACATTTGGAAGACACAAAGCAACCATCCGCTCCATATCAGGGGTATATGCCCATGAAGTATCGGATGATGATAATTTCAAAATTACCAGGGAATTGACCGATAAATTTGAACGGTTAAAAGGCAGAAGGCCGAGGATCATGGTGGCAAAAATAGGACAGGATGGCCATGACCGGGGAGCCAAGGTAATTGCCACCAGCTTTGCAGACCTGGGATTTGATGTTGATATAGGCCCGTTATTTCAGATCCCGCAGGAAGTAGCAAAACAAGCTGCTGAAAATGATGTACACATTGTAGGGGTTTCTTCTCTTGCTGGCGGGCATAAAACCCTGATCCCTAAATTAATAGATGAATTAAAAAAAATCGGGAGGGCCGATATTATGGTGATAGCAGGTGGCGTCATCCCTCCAAAAGATTATGAATTTCTATACAAAGCAGGTGTGGCCGGTATCTTTGGGCCGGGTACGGTTGTTTCTGTGGCGGCTCAGAAGATATTGGAAAAATTGATGAATGTAGTAAAACAAAATGAAAAATAAAAAACGCCAACCAGCCCATAACAACGGGTATGCAATATGCGGGGGGAAGTGCAATTTGAAAGTTCATCATTTTTTGCTACCTTTGTGCTGGGGGAAAGGTACGAGGTATTAAACCCCGCACAGTGTGTCCTGAACTTAAAGGACAAAAGTTCTTTGAGAATCTAAGTGTCAGGATTATTAGCAACCAAAAATTAAATGGTATGACTGATTATTTTGAAACAAAGTCTCAACGGTTTAGACCGTGAGACTTAGATAACAAGAGCCGTATGAGCTGAGAGGTTCACGTACGTTTCTGTGAGAGGTTTGAGGTGAAATTCCACTTACCTACTCGACTAGCATTGCCCTTTGCCGTTGTGTGTAATAATGCTAAAAATTAAAAACGATGAACAATTTAAGAGACCTTCTAAAAGAACTGACAGAGCGTTCAAAAGAGCATAGAAGCTATTACGAACGAAATGAAACAGCAGTACGGACACAGTTAATTGACCCCATTTTGAGTGCTTTGGGGTGGGACACTTCAAACCCCGACTATGTTAAACATAACGAAGCTACGACAGACAGGGATATCCCGGACTACGCTTTATTTAAGAATAAGCAGCGAAAATTGTTTGTAGAAGCAAAGAATTTAAAAGTTGACATCAACAATAAGAAAACAATAAGACAAATAGCTGACTATTGTTATCATCATTCCACCGACTATGGAGTGTTGACTAACGGAATGAACTGGCTATTATTTGAAACCTACCAAAAAGACACAGGCCAAAGAGTAGTTTGGTCAATAAACTTTGAAAAAGATAATCTTGAAAATGCACTTGCCAAACTGGACACCCTTACTTTTCAAAACATAGACCACCTTAACGAACTGACAAAAAAATTAAAAATGCTGGACATGGCATGGACAGAAATAATTAATGACCAAGACTTATTGACAAATGTTTTGAGCAAAGTTGTTCAGAATAAGATTAAAGAAAGAGATCAAAATCTTGCATTCTCTTCAAATGAAATTAAGGACTATATAGCCGTAAAGTTTCAAACGAAGGACGTATTGGGACTTGAAACAAGACCAATAATTACCCAAGCACCACCAAAGACTCCCGAACAAACAAAAACGATTACAAAAAGAAAAGAACGGAATGAATACAGCATATTCGATAATAGGATTAAGATTAAATTAAATACCGTACATAGCCTTTATAAATTTAAATTGATTCCGATTAATAAAGACCATAATCAGTTTTTCCCAAAACATCCAAATAAATTTATTTTAGAAACAGATATTGGCGATTTTACAGCTGGCGTATATCAGCAAGGAACATATATTAAAGGTAGACCCCGAAACAGATTAACAGAATGGTATGAAACACATAATGATTTAGCGATTGGAGACAGACTAATTATTACAGCATTAGAACCTTTCGAAAGATATAAATTAGAAATAAAACATAATTAATGCAGAAAGAGTATCAACAAAGCACGTGGATTGCTTTACCTTTTAGCGAAATTATTAGGAGATGTCAACGCTGTTAATAAAGGGAAGATTGGCAGGCGGGCTTGAAAATACAATATGTAAACCTGAAAAGTCAGGCAGGCTGGGTAAACAAAAAACACAAGCTGCAAAATCGTATTGGTTGAATGTTAGATATTTTGATACTTTTTATATCATACCTGTTAGAAAAAATTGAACAAAAAAAAATTACTTCAGAAAATAGTAAGCGGTTCGTATAGGAACATATCCTTTAATGATTTTGTTACTTTAGTGCAATCTTTTGGTTTTGAATTTGTAAGACAAAAGGGCAGCCATCAAATATTTTGGAATAAAGAAGTAGGCGAACTCTTAAATTTACAAAATGTTGGTGGAGAAGTAAAGCCATATCAGGTAAGAGATTT
Coding sequences:
- a CDS encoding nucleotide phosphoesterase, with translation MNNKSMKYYNTYKLKLLLIFIVSLTSCFRGYQPGYVAGESSINLDNRIQPDSIIENLIQPYKMQLAEELNEVIGYASSTLTTRKLESSLGNFIVDLLREEAQKHYSGKVDLAAITNGGIRIPITKGDISVRDIFELMPFENSLLILTIDGSTAMKLFDYLAAKRNISIANTEINIQGNRAVDILIGGERFSPDKTYTLAISDYLANGGDNMFFLKNCKRTILNLKIRDAIIEYIKYLTSQGKNVEAKVEGRVRGVE
- the scpA gene encoding methylmalonyl-CoA mutase; this encodes MYKNDTKGSLFSEFDKVSAQKWKKKIIKDLSATAFWQAGLKGAENDKKLVWKTGEGFDINPFYTNTDHHREIGAGTDNNIDYHREIGAGTDNKSWFICEEISVDQSKDAINKAAHALQNGAGSVNFIIDDAGKFDVNALLKKIDVTSVPVTFTIKEQPSDFLKKFYAELNKLNIPAKKIVGSINYQKNKASGKDEKFFEELARLHALTKNSPDFYYITINCIKGLNINVELHTQQIAFFISRAVEYLEALSERGINVDDAASKIQFNLPVGPNYFFEIAKLRAVRLLWADVINALLPASKESGKIDTGVISSLKIHIDVLQPDDKSGDPEMNMLRSATGTMAGILGGCDSITIAPFYVMFPKSRETAERIARNIPVILKEEAYLDKVTDPAAGSYYLENLTQQLYAHSAKRLAPPFGGVKRIEHSPASWRGYANKPVVWKTAERIEVKNYYTAQDIQKFEHTEFGAGIPPYLRGPYASMYITRPWTIRQYAGFSTSEDSNAFYRKNLAAGQMGLSVAFDLATHRGYDSDHPRVEGDVGKAGVAIDSVLDMKILFDQIPLDKMSVSMTMNGAVLPVMAFYIVTAEEQNVSPDKLTGTIQNDILKEYLVRNTYIYPPEHSMKIVSDIFEYTSRYMPKFNSISISGYHMHEAGATADLELAYTLADGLEYLRTGIKAGLDIDSFAPRVSFFWAVGMNHFMEIAKMRAGRLLWAKIVKGFNPKNPKSMALRTHCQTSGWSLTAQDPFNNVTRTCVEALAAVLGHTQSLHTNALDEALALPTDFSAKIARNTQLYLQKETDICRVVDPWGGSWYLESLTHELVHKAWDLICEVEEFGGMAKAIETGLPKIRIEEAAARKQARIDSGKDIIVGVNKLAPGDSDGLPIDILEVDNSAVRNIQLASLKKLKAGRVHKEVESALEAITNCAKNGKGNLLELAVEAARKRATLGEISYAMEKTFGRHKATIRSISGVYAHEVSDDDNFKITRELTDKFERLKGRRPRIMVAKIGQDGHDRGAKVIATSFADLGFDVDIGPLFQIPQEVAKQAAENDVHIVGVSSLAGGHKTLIPKLIDELKKIGRADIMVIAGGVIPPKDYEFLYKAGVAGIFGPGTVVSVAAQKILEKLMNVVKQNEK
- a CDS encoding type II toxin-antitoxin system HicA family toxin — its product is MNKKKLLQKIVSGSYRNISFNDFVTLVQSFGFEFVRQKGSHQIFWNKEVGELLNLQNVGGEVKPYQVRDFIKIVEENNLQLS